The Glandiceps talaboti chromosome 9, keGlaTala1.1, whole genome shotgun sequence genome window below encodes:
- the LOC144440164 gene encoding EGF-like repeat and discoidin I-like domain-containing protein 3 — MKFVVVLCLLCTAASFTTGSKCDSLWTEFGDSCYYVSQYQGYTYHEASSLCEYSGGHLVAIDNAEENMFLKEFVCDTYPLWIGLTDLARENHFEWDNGQETTYRNWNSGEPDNDRQSEHCVHLSTNVAGKWNDAECSENIGYICEKGDDLSCHSNPVGIETGQIANSQMTASSTYSPQTSGYQPERGRLNLAKSGAHSWCSGQNAAGQWLQVDLVQPRKVTKVATQGRGDADQWVTSYKLNYGDGSSWKTVTEANGNAKVFRGNSDRSTIMYHALNDKSFTARYVRFVVVSWYRHISMRVEIYAC; from the exons GCAGTAAATGTGATTCTTTGTGGACTGAATTTGGTGATAGTTGTTATTATGTAAGCCAATACCAAGGCTACACTTATCATGAGGCGAGTTCACTTTGTGAGTACAGTGGAGGCCACCTTGTGGCAATAGACAATGCTGaagaaaatatgtttttgaAAG AGTTTGTTTGTGACACATATCCATTGTGGATTGGACTGACTGACCTAGCTCGTGAAAACCATTTCGAGTGGGACAACGGTCAAGAG aCCACGTACAGAAATTGGAATTCTGGAGAACCAGATAATGATAGACAAAGTGAACACTGTGTACATCTATCTACTAACGTGGCCGGAAAATGGAATGACGCTGAATGCAGTGAAAATATTGGTTACATTTGCGAAAAGGGAGATGATCTCA GCTGCCATAGTAACCCTGTTGGCATAGAAACTGGACAAATAGCAAATTCGCAGATGACAGCTAGCAGTACGTATTCACCACAAACTTCTGGTTATCAGCCGGAACGTGGGCGACTAAACCTCGCTAAATCAGGTGCACATTCTTGGTGTTCAGGACAAAACGCCGCTGGTCAGTGGCTTCAGGTTGACCTGGTGCAACCAAGAAAGGTCACCAAAGTGGCAACCCAG GGCCGTGGAGACGCCGATCAGTGGGTTACTTCGTACAAGTTGAACTATGGTGATGGTAGTTCGTGGAAAACAGTTACTGAAGCTAATGGGAATGCTAAG gtCTTTAGAGGAAATTCGGATAGATCTACTATCATGTACCACGCCCTCAACGACAAGTCATTCACCGCCCGCTATGTTCGATTTGTAGTGGTATCATGGTATCGTCATATCTCTATGAGGGTAGAAATCTATGCATGCTAA